One part of the Streptomyces sp. NBC_00286 genome encodes these proteins:
- a CDS encoding thiolase family protein, translating to MTDRRSPVIAGVYATEQALSLPHRDAMDLALEAVRGAVADAGLKPSDIDGAQVDWPGPGGVPGEGSSWARMLGRDLRWTSDSMLDNAGSRGLLKAAAAVRAGYADTVVVGGCKLVSRGAGPVGAGVPLEFADVWGSYVVAQFALVAARHMHEYGTTSRQLAEVAATIRNNGTTNPEAMMYGRGPYTADDVLASRMVATPFHLLDCCIVGEGGAALVVTTEERARDLPHPPITVLGGAMEYHQAAYANPPLLSEVGMLGCDAATRAYAMAGIGAHDVDVFSLYDPNSFEIIRQLEALGLCGEGEGGPLAASGAIAVGGKHPVNPDGGCLAYAWNGTQQMTLKVVEAVRQLRGSAVHQIEGAELAVVGNAGSGAQHYEMSVLGRTG from the coding sequence GTGACCGACCGCCGGTCGCCCGTCATCGCGGGCGTGTACGCCACCGAGCAGGCGCTGTCCCTTCCTCATCGGGATGCCATGGATCTCGCCCTCGAAGCGGTACGGGGCGCGGTGGCGGACGCCGGTCTGAAGCCGTCCGACATCGACGGCGCCCAGGTCGACTGGCCGGGCCCCGGCGGCGTACCGGGCGAGGGCAGCTCCTGGGCCCGCATGCTCGGCCGCGACCTGCGCTGGACCAGCGACTCCATGCTGGACAACGCGGGCTCCCGGGGCCTGCTGAAAGCGGCGGCCGCCGTGCGCGCCGGGTACGCGGACACCGTCGTGGTCGGCGGCTGCAAGCTGGTCTCGCGCGGCGCGGGGCCGGTCGGCGCCGGCGTACCGCTGGAGTTCGCCGACGTCTGGGGCAGCTATGTCGTCGCCCAGTTCGCACTGGTGGCGGCCCGGCACATGCACGAGTACGGCACCACCTCCCGCCAACTCGCCGAGGTCGCCGCGACCATCCGCAACAACGGCACCACCAACCCCGAGGCGATGATGTACGGCCGCGGCCCCTACACCGCAGACGACGTGCTTGCCTCCCGCATGGTCGCCACCCCCTTCCACCTGCTCGACTGCTGCATCGTCGGCGAAGGCGGCGCCGCGCTCGTGGTGACCACCGAGGAGCGGGCCAGGGACCTGCCGCACCCGCCGATCACCGTGCTCGGCGGCGCGATGGAGTACCACCAGGCCGCGTACGCCAATCCGCCACTCCTGAGCGAGGTCGGCATGCTTGGCTGCGACGCCGCCACACGCGCGTACGCGATGGCCGGGATCGGCGCGCACGACGTGGACGTCTTCTCCCTCTACGACCCCAACTCCTTCGAAATCATCCGCCAGTTGGAAGCCCTGGGGCTGTGCGGCGAGGGCGAGGGCGGCCCGCTGGCGGCGAGTGGAGCCATCGCCGTGGGCGGCAAGCATCCCGTCAACCCGGACGGCGGCTGTCTGGCGTACGCGTGGAACGGCACGCAGCAGATGACGCTCAAAGTCGTCGAAGCGGTACGGCAGTTGCGGGGAAGCGCTGTGCACCAGATCGAGGGCGCGGAGCTGGCCGTCGTCGGCAACGCCGGTTCTGGGGCGCAGCACTACGAGATGAGCGTGCTGGGGAGGACCGGATGA
- a CDS encoding AMP-binding protein: MNRARRLTFGDLIREHRRSYPDATALVDGEVRLTWPELDERTNRLADALTGAGVGPGDRILWLGQNSFRIWELLGAAAKIGAMVCPGYWRWAAPEMAYAIEDFDPRVIVWQDEEIGDTVAKARAELGDGHGALWLRHDAEGAESYEAFLASGAPEDPQTEVDPDSALLVIYTAAISGRQSGSMLSHRNLLAMGASAAWMGDIGQETSFLGAGPMFHIGNYQFWGIPAFVHGGKNVVVRRVIAEELLPVLAAERCTHAYLMPPTIAQLVALNREAGHDLSQLRASVAAPVWEGMIPTDTSRFTRNGGGEGRGYGQTEVTGFAVTGAYGGSGTGNAGRPGPFTAVRILDSGGRECETGEAGEICVRGDLVHLGYWNRPEINEERFRFGWWHTTDLGRREADGTITFLGTTTRMLKSAAENIFPAEVENCIESHPAVKEAAVIGVPNERWAQDVKAVVVLRDGAEATAEDIIEHCRARIASYKKPKTVEFIDALPRTGGYAKDYDVLDSRFGGGGYPGGDTLGAGR, from the coding sequence GTGAACCGTGCCCGCCGCCTCACCTTCGGCGACCTCATCCGTGAGCACCGCCGCTCGTACCCCGACGCGACCGCCCTGGTCGACGGCGAAGTCCGGCTGACCTGGCCGGAGTTGGACGAGCGCACCAACCGGCTCGCCGACGCGCTCACCGGCGCCGGGGTCGGGCCCGGCGACCGGATCCTGTGGCTGGGCCAGAACTCCTTCCGGATCTGGGAACTCCTCGGTGCCGCCGCGAAGATCGGCGCCATGGTCTGCCCGGGCTACTGGCGCTGGGCCGCCCCGGAGATGGCGTACGCGATCGAGGACTTCGACCCGCGCGTGATCGTCTGGCAGGACGAGGAGATCGGCGACACGGTCGCCAAGGCGCGGGCCGAACTGGGCGACGGGCACGGGGCGTTGTGGCTGCGGCATGACGCTGAAGGAGCGGAGTCGTACGAGGCTTTTCTGGCGTCCGGCGCACCCGAGGACCCCCAGACCGAGGTGGACCCCGATTCCGCTCTCCTGGTCATCTACACCGCGGCCATCAGCGGACGGCAGTCCGGCTCGATGCTCTCGCACCGCAATCTGCTCGCGATGGGCGCCAGCGCCGCCTGGATGGGCGACATCGGCCAGGAGACCTCCTTTCTGGGCGCCGGGCCCATGTTCCACATCGGCAACTACCAGTTCTGGGGCATCCCGGCCTTCGTACACGGCGGCAAGAACGTCGTCGTCCGTCGTGTGATCGCCGAAGAACTGCTCCCGGTGCTCGCCGCCGAGCGCTGCACTCACGCGTATCTGATGCCCCCGACCATTGCCCAACTCGTCGCGCTCAACCGCGAGGCCGGCCACGACCTGTCCCAGCTGAGGGCGAGCGTCGCCGCCCCGGTGTGGGAGGGCATGATCCCTACGGACACCAGCCGTTTCACCCGCAACGGCGGTGGCGAGGGCCGGGGTTACGGCCAGACCGAGGTCACCGGGTTTGCCGTCACCGGCGCCTACGGCGGGTCCGGCACCGGCAACGCCGGACGCCCCGGGCCCTTCACCGCCGTACGCATCCTCGACAGCGGCGGCAGGGAGTGCGAGACCGGCGAGGCCGGCGAGATCTGCGTACGCGGAGACCTCGTGCACCTCGGCTACTGGAACCGGCCCGAGATCAACGAGGAACGCTTCCGCTTCGGCTGGTGGCACACCACCGACCTGGGGCGGCGGGAGGCGGACGGCACGATCACCTTCCTCGGTACGACGACCCGGATGCTCAAGTCCGCCGCCGAGAACATCTTCCCCGCCGAGGTCGAGAACTGCATCGAGTCGCATCCCGCCGTCAAGGAGGCCGCCGTGATCGGCGTCCCGAACGAGCGCTGGGCCCAGGACGTCAAGGCCGTCGTGGTCCTGCGGGACGGCGCCGAGGCGACGGCCGAGGACATCATCGAGCACTGCCGGGCCCGGATCGCCTCGTACAAGAAACCCAAGACGGTCGAGTTCATCGACGCCCTTCCCCGCACCGGCGGCTACGCCAAGGACTACGACGTGCTCGACTCCCGCTTCGGCGGCGGAGGTTACCCCGGCGGCGACACACTCGGCGCGGGACGGTGA